The Bradysia coprophila strain Holo2 chromosome X, BU_Bcop_v1, whole genome shotgun sequence genomic interval aaaaagagaCCCAAAGTTCAAGCaccattcatttatttaaaaataatgtgCTCATGGTGGACTCGAACCACCGGCCTTCATAACTTTTGAAGTGATTTTGAAATGACGCTCTACCATCTGAGCTAATGAGCTACGCTAACTTAACAACACAATTGTGAACACAGCACGAAAATGAGTTATGAAGTTGCAATATATTTAGCAATATCTTTTTGTAAGTGCATAGCAAACGCGAAACCGATCCAGAAGTTATTATGTGTGCGATCTCACATTATAGCGAAACTGGACGAAAGTGCTTTTTAAGTTATGTCCAtctcaaaagaaaattcaattggtATAATATTAGCACCTTTTTCAAACTTACATCTCCACCATCTGAACTAAAGGGTAATAAAAATCAGCTGGtataaaatgacaattttggaaattcgGCTCAGAGGCTCTGAGGCAGAGCTAGCATCCGTGCAGCAAGgaatcaattaatttcatttttctgaaaCGTTGACATCACATAAGCAGAAAGATTTAAAGATAATATTGCAGTTCTCTTTATGTTTGTGGTCTGTACCCTAAGATTTTTCTTAGCTTTGCCGACAATGTTGGCGCAATGAGCCTTGTCTGGATGCCATAGAAAAAGGGTTGTAAAAACGtagcaatttatttatttcttactGTTGCCCACAATTTTAAGCTGTTGATCCTTTACTCGAATGGCTTTACCATGAGTGGGTACTGGGTAGGGAAGAGTAaaagctctgtttgttttgctttctTTTATTACTTTCGTTGTATTTTAGCAATTCATCTATAGGTATTTCAGCTGTGGGTATTTATAGTGATCCCAAACGATCTACACAGGATAttcaatcaatgaaaataaacggAGGAAAAGATTTGCAAGCGCTGTCACATGTTTCTCAACCTAATTTCGTATTTCCGGGAAAGTTAAACTACATTTGCTGCATTTGTCGTCTCTTATGAcctaatttcatttattaaattaGCTTTGGCAATCTCAATAACATTCGGTCgacaaattgaattgataaaCGAATGAATCGATCTGTATTCAGCAGCGGCTTCAATTCCATCTTCCACCGTTGGGTCGAAACGCTTTGCATTTGTTTTCAGTATATCGATGAACACGTCCTTCGTTATGCATTCGTTCGATTGGATGACATCGTCACATTTGTCGAGTATTTTGGCTAGTTCGTCGGGCGATAAATATTTATAGGGAAAGTTGTTGACTTTGAGTCGCTTGTTTATCGAGTCGGTTGAGTATGACAACAGACTCTTCAACAGTTTCATGTGAGAGGTGATATCAAATTCGGTCAGTGTTTCaatctgcaataaaatgaaatttttgatgaatctTATCACCTTGATGTATCACGTTGAAAAATCACCTCATTGGGATTGAAGACAGCTGATCGCAGATTGTCATTTAAACTATTTGTGATGCCACATATTTGCGTCTGTACGATACATTCGTCAATTTGTGACTGCACATCAATGTcctttgaaaacaaaatggaagattttattttctcttaaaGTGTTCACCTCGTTGGCAAAGGAAGTTTGTGGGGATTCATTCCATAGGCTTAAAGACACATACCAGAGGAATCCATGTATTGATGGACAAAGATGTTTCCAAATTTTCGGCATAATGCCACCAATGACGAGGAACTATCAACGCATCGCCGGCTTTTAATATTAAGTGATGTGGTTGCGCAATGTCtgacaaaacaataaaaggaGCAAAATTAGCGTCGTTCATTGGACATTTTGTTGTGCTTTCCCTTACTTTGAAATTGGTCCAGGTCATTCGGACTGTAAAAATTTTCGCTACAGTAGACACTTGACTCTTCATAAGGTACCCGAGTTGGAGATAAACGTTCATTAGGCGGAAACAGCAGCCATGACTTACTAATAAttggaaagaaatttttcaattccctttcctAAATGTCCGAGTGACTATAGTGTTATTAAGTCGTACCTGCCATACACCTGAACGACAATATTGCATCCATACGAATCAAAATGAGCTGGAGTGTGTGCTCCTCTCGATCCGAACCAAAAGTTAATGTATTCCGTATCGGGGAATCCGAATCGTTCAAAGTCTACTCCATTCCAGCATTGCTTTGGCAGGACATTTAGGCTCTTGTAGCTGAATGTCGCCCATTGTTGGGGATTTTCGGCTAAATGAAACCTGGTCATGTATTCGTCCATCGTCATTCGACATAATTGCCGGTGCCGTTCCCATTGCGGATATTTGTTGTGTTTAATGTTTGCTACTTCGAATGGTATGCCGTCCTCAAATGATTGGTCCAAATAGGAACACCATTGCGttaaattcattgattttaaACATTCCCAATCCAAGtccaaatttttgatgatgCACGGTTTGTCGATATTCAGCAGTATATGTTTAATGTCGATCGGCTCAAGTAACATATTAATTCGTTCGGGTACGGGCCAAAAGTGTTTTGTTtacattcaaaacaaaatgatttttattgttggATACAGTGAAAACTGTCTGACAAAAAACAGCTGACGATCATTAATGACGTTAAACATGTTCGTGTACAACGAAGTTGTTCCAtcattttcaaagttttgtttACGAAATTTCGCGGGAATTTTTTAATCTGATGATTGATAGTTTCTTACCGTTTCTTACTGATATAAATTGACgggttttgtttacatttgaCATTTCGCGTTATCAACGGACCATAAGAGTACATATGAGTACATATGTACTTACTCATGTACTCTAATGGTCTGTTGTAAAGGCGCAATGGGAAAACATTCtaacatattttcttgataaaatgtttttgggggaatttgaaaaaatgtaggaaaattccaaaaaatatgggaaaatgttttgccaAAAATGAGTGACTGCACCTCTAATCATACACATCAGGGTAGCACATGATCTGTGGTTACGTGGTCAGGTTGTCGAGGGAAGCTATTTtaacacgaattagcttagatttagtcctctatccgttgcgataacaatctgtattcaaattgactccatgagtgccggttctccgaaacggctggatggatccgcgaactgaatgtggttccttttccttatagtactcgagtacctcaataagaacatgaagaaaaatcagaggtggtatcgcgactcaatttaagttttgttcaaccacaccatgcactgagttgagaaattagtattttacataactatatagggataaaaagttgaaaagctcaataaacacactaaaacgagacttttcctTTTTAATACTGagttgtaatggattttatatgtCGCTGAGTGAtaagactaacattatgcatcagctcggCGAGGGAGTTCGGatttatctttgcatcgacacataaaaagtgatatttattacatgctgaggctgtcgaaaaaaatgtagtatgtaatagttatttatgcaatcgaggtgcaaagtactttattaggctctagatgtgtaaatATGACACATCGTGACCCtaataatagtatattacttccgaggttccaagttgtttatttgataagtggggtgttacagcccgacccgaaggggagggctgtattccccacttgtcaaataacaacttggaacctcgtaagtacaatgctttacgtgattaggcaatgtaaatgaaaatgaaacataccgtaacacgtaaaatactttgcatcgagtttcatacaacgttttatgccacagaggcatctaaagttttcaaattttagatAATATGAAgctgagtggcataaaagaaatttttgcatctgaGTAACAAAAAAGTTCTAGTGTGAGGGTAACTAAGATGGACCTCCTTAGAAATTTTCAGGaactaataaaataattaactgAAAGGGTTTCATTTGAAGCATTTGAAAATT includes:
- the LOC119085477 gene encoding HSPB1-associated protein 1, yielding MLLEPIDIKHILLNIDKPCIIKNLDLDWECLKSMNLTQWCSYLDQSFEDGIPFEVANIKHNKYPQWERHRQLCRMTMDEYMTRFHLAENPQQWATFSYKSLNVLPKQCWNGVDFERFGFPDTEYINFWFGSRGAHTPAHFDSYGCNIVVQVYGSKSWLLFPPNERLSPTRVPYEESSVYCSENFYSPNDLDQFQNIAQPHHLILKAGDALIVPRHWWHYAENLETSLSINTWIPLDIDVQSQIDECIVQTQICGITNSLNDNLRSAVFNPNEIETLTEFDITSHMKLLKSLLSYSTDSINKRLKVNNFPYKYLSPDELAKILDKCDDVIQSNECITKDVFIDILKTNAKRFDPTVEDGIEAAAEYRSIHSFINSICRPNVIEIAKANLINEIRS